Proteins from one Impatiens glandulifera chromosome 2, dImpGla2.1, whole genome shotgun sequence genomic window:
- the LOC124925166 gene encoding non-specific lipid-transfer protein 4-like, producing the protein MAASFLAFVVTMATIIIAPIAADINCQDLVPTLLPCLGYLTAVGPGTPSDGCCSATLSIANLAIQSQPNLQGVCVCLESVATSSTFQINMDNAKALSKLCKLPIDIPISTTIDCATLTLPKSPPSAIATSAPDQV; encoded by the exons aTGGCTGCTTCTTTTTTGGCTTTTGTTGTCACAATGGCTACAATAATAATTGCTCCCATTGCAGCTGACATAAATTGCCAGGACCTTGTTCCAACGCTCCTTCCTTGTTTAGGCTATTTGACCGCGGTTGGACCCGGAACACCGAGCGATGGCTGTTGTTCGGCAACTCTAAGTATAGCCAACCTTGCAATCCAATCTCAACCAAACCTACAAGGCGTGTGCGTGTGTTTAGAATCAGTTGCGACTTCCTCAACTTTCCAAATTAACATGGACAATGCCAAGGCCCTCTCCAAGCTATGCAAACTTCCTATCGATATTCCCATCTCCACCACCATCGACTGCGCAAC TCTAACCCTTCCAAAATCACCTCCATCGGCTATAGCAACTTCGGCTCCAGATCAAGTTTAA
- the LOC124925167 gene encoding non-specific lipid-transfer protein 1-like: MAAMVLPNVGADVVCQDLIPSLLPCLTYLTAPGPAQPSPGCCSATSSIAEIALQSQANLQGVCTCFKSVADSGSFQINFGNAKAITKLCNLPLNIPIDSSVDCTTLTLPKTPPSSVSVSVPVPSPVPSQVFDELFR, encoded by the exons ATGGCTGCAATGGTTCTTCCTAATGTTGGTGCCGATGTTGTTTGCCAGGACCTTATCCCTTCACTACTTCCCTGTTTAACCTATTTGACCGCGCCTGGACCTGCACAACCAAGTCCTGGTTGCTGTTCTGCAACTTCAAGTATAGCCGAAATTGCTCTTCAATCCCAAGCCAACCTACAGGGAGTGTGCACATGTTTCAAATCAGTTGCAGATTCAGGATCTTTTCAAATTAACTTTGGCAACGCCAAAGCCATCACCAAGCTTTGCAACCTGCCCCTTAATATCCCTATCGACTCCAGCGTCGACTGCACAAC TCTTACCCTTCCAAAGACTCCTCCATCTTCGGTTTCGGTTTCAGTTCCTGTTCCAAGTCCGGTTCCTTCCCAAGTGTTTGATGAATTGTTTCGATAG
- the LOC124925168 gene encoding probable CCR4-associated factor 1 homolog 11: protein MASNNRICEVWNYNICEEMDMIYKILPFTPFVSFDTEFPGTIYKPYVPNYCLSSLPPETNYFYMKANVDALKLIQFGLTLSTSPDPLSGFVHSFVWQFNIKDFDVDSDVHNSDSIALLKNQGIDFARNKVDGIDSGLLVSMLTDCGVLGSKIPRAWITFHGAYDFGFIVKILTGSLLPSDPVMFMVLVRQIFGESVFDLKHVMKSFNGLYGGLDRLANTLQVERRPGTQSHQAGSDSLLTMEVFCKLRQDYLNKLPPCKINGFKNIIHGLELSSIHSYQLQPQPQPQPAHYILIPL from the coding sequence ATGGCCTCCAACAATAGAATTTGTGAAGTTTGGAACTATAATATTTGTGAAGAGATGGACATGATTTATAAAATCCTTCCTTTCACACCGTTTGTGTCATTTGATACGGAATTCCCCGGCACTATCTACAAGCCCTACGTTCCAAACTATTGTCTTTCAAGTCTACCTCCTGAGACTAACTATTTTTATATGAAGGCCAATGTAGACGCCCTCAAGTTAATCCAATTTGGTCTAACATTGTCAACTTCTCCCGACCCTCTTTCCGGATTTGTACATTCGTTTGTGTGGCAGTTTAACATAAAGGATTTTGACGTTGATTCAGATGTTCACAACTCAGACTCTATAGCACTTTTAAAGAATCAGGGTATTGACTTTGCAAGAAACAAAGTAGATGGTATTGATTCGGGATTGTTAGTCTCTATGTTGACGGATTGTGGAGTGTTGGGTTCTAAGATTCCACGCGCTTGGATCACTTTTCATGGTGCCTATGACTTTGGATTCATCGTCAAGATTCTAACCGGAAGTCTCCTTCCATCAGATCCGGTCATGTTCATGGTTCTAGTCAGGCAAATATTCGGGGAATCAGTTTTCGACCTCAAACACGTTATGAAATCTTTCAATGGACTCTACGGTGGGTTAGACAGATTGGCGAATACTCTTCAAGTGGAAAGAAGACCGGGCACTCAGAGTCATCAGGCTGGTTCAGATAGTCTTCTTACGATGGAAGTATTTTGTAAACTCCGacaagattatttgaataaacttcCCCCTTGCAAAATCAATGGATTCAAAAACATTATTCATGGACTTGAATTATCTTCAATTCATTCATATCAGcttcagcctcaacctcaacctcaaccagctCATTATATTCTTATACCtctttaa